The following coding sequences are from one Triticum dicoccoides isolate Atlit2015 ecotype Zavitan chromosome 4A, WEW_v2.0, whole genome shotgun sequence window:
- the LOC119286806 gene encoding uncharacterized protein LOC119286806, whose amino-acid sequence MGASESLPARQPPQQQRPQWADEITTVSDGRRDAANEDPLLRRIRSLTIAPPLLSGQPAAGSETETSFTDILVRKPSGSSSAASGNLSPNLMFELFAMYREWQEEMAKEISGRQGELENKIETADALAVKLLQRFNYSVSSMRSTSHNLAEVHPLQVEVGELKGRLTEVISNCDALCKRITAEGPESLRTSVEPFTTGILGTGGGSPGPKEQP is encoded by the exons ATGGGGGCTTCCGAGTCTCTCCCGGCCAGGCAGCCGCCGCAGCAGCAGCGACCGCAGTGGGCGGACGAGATCACGACGGTATCCGACGGCCGGCGCGACGCCGCGAACGAAGACCCTCTCCTCCGCCGCATCCGGTCACTTACCATC GCCCCGCCGCTGTTGAGCGGTCAGCCAGCGGCGGGCTCGGAGACGGAGACCAGCTTCACTGATATTCTTGTACGGAAACCCTCCGGCTCCTCCTCGGCGGCCTCTG GCAATTTGAGTCCAAATCTGATGTTTGAGCTTTTCGCTATGTACCGTGAATGGCAAGAAGAGATGGCCAAGGAAATCAGTGGAAGACAG GGAGAGCTAGAAAATAAGATAGAAACGGCAGATGCATTGGCTGTTAAACTTCTCCAGCGGTTCAATTACTCTGTTTCTTCGATGAGATCAACCTCTCACAATCTTGCTGAAG TTCATCCACTGCAGGTGGAAGTTGGTGAATTGAAGGGCAGGTTAACTGAAGTAATAAGTAACTGTGATGCATTGTGCAAGAGGATTACTGCAGAAGGGCCAGAAAGTTTGCGAACGTCCGTTGAACCTTTCACCACTGGCATACTGGGGACGGGAGGTGGATCCCCTGGCCCAAAAGAGCAACCCTGA